The Primulina eburnea isolate SZY01 chromosome 13, ASM2296580v1, whole genome shotgun sequence genome includes a region encoding these proteins:
- the LOC140809813 gene encoding uncharacterized protein, with protein sequence MAPVLASGSSASTGQSAIDDLTSPYFLHHSDNPGLTLVSHVLTGENYVFWSRAMKIALSVKNKLGFIDRSVAKPPSNELNLLNYWSRNNNIVISWILNSVSKEISASILFSESAAEIWEDLRERFQQSNGPRVFQLRRELVSCRQEQEPVSVYFTKLKALWEELSNFRPACSCGMCNCDGVKKIDEYFQMDFTMSFLMGLNDSFAQVRSQILLIDPLPPIYRIFALIVQEERQRSVDSRYSGNNVTGSLAFAVKSEQPQKHSNYKGYASQRERPFCTKCNIHGHTIETCYKIHGYPPGYKFKGKFPSKPSHATANQLSGTPISSISSISSSPASTSSNNVLQNFNKDQVEQLMTMFAQHLSTLDCQNIQSIATLTGNTTGNFDKEDDWQG encoded by the exons ATGGCTCCTGTGCTTGCGTCTGGCTCATCTGCATCAACTGGTCAGTCCGCTATTGATGATCTGACGAGTCCATATTTTCTGCACCATTCCGACAACCCGGGCCTCACGCTGGTCTCGCACGTTCTTACGGGAGAAAATTATGTTTTCTGGAGTCGAGCTATGAAAATCGCCTTATCGGTCAAGAATAAATTGGGATTTATCGACAGGTCAGTTGCCAAACCTCCAAGCAATGAGTTAAATCTTCTCAATTACTGGTCTCGCAACAATAATATCGTCATATCGTGGATATTGAATTCGGTTTCGAAGGAGATCTCCGCCAGTATTCTCTTCTCTGAATCTGCAGCGGAGATATGGGAAGACCTCAGAGAACGTTTTCAACAGAGCAATGGCCCAAGAGTTTTCCAATTACGACGAGAATTGGTTAGCTGCCGCCAAGAACAAGAGCCTGTTAGCGTGTATTTCACGAAACTTAAGGCTCTATGGGAAGAGTTATCTAACTTTCGTCCTGCTTGTAGTTGTGGTATGTGCAATTGTGATGGAGTGAAAAAGATTGATGAGTATTTTCAAATGGACTTCACCATGAGTTTTCTGATGGGTCTTAATGATTCCTTTGCTCAAGTCCGGAGCCAAATTTTGTTGATTGATCCACTTCCTCCAATCTATCGTATTTTTGCACTGATTGTGCAAGAAGAACGTCAGAGATCTGTTGATTCTCGGTATTCAGGGAATAATGTCACTGGAAGCTTAGCTTTTGCTGTCAAAAGTGAGCAACCACAGAAACATTCCAACTACAAAGGGTATGCATCACAGAGGGAAAGGCCTTTTTGTACAAAGTGTAACATTCATGGGCACACGATTGAAACATGTTACAAGATACACGGTTATCCTCCGGGATACAAGTTCAAAGGGAAGTTTCCATCCAAGCCTTCCCATGCTACTGCCAATCAGCTCTCTGGAACGCCCATTTCTTCGATTTCTTCTATCTCTTCAAGTCCTGCTAGCACTTCATCCAACAATGTGCTTCAAAACTTCAACAAAGACCAAGTTGAACAATTAATGACAATGTTTGCTCAACATTTGTCCACCCTTGATTGCCAAAACATCCAATCTATTGCTACTCTCACTGGCAACACCACAG GAAACTTTGACAAGGAGGATGATTGGCAAGGGTAG